Part of the Caretta caretta isolate rCarCar2 chromosome 7, rCarCar1.hap1, whole genome shotgun sequence genome is shown below.
AAAAGGAGTACTAGGGGCAAAAAACCTagcttgtttcaagactgagcttgataagtttgggggcgggggcagtttATGAGGTCACCTACGATGGCATATGAACCATTGGTGATTGATTTAGCAAATATCTCCGATGACCAGAGGTGGGACTCTAGATGAGGAGGCCTCTGAGTTACTATAAAGAATTCTATCCCTGGTGTCTGACTGGCAGGTCTTGCCCACACGTTCAGGGTGTATGGATTGCCATATAGGGTCAGGAAGAATTTTTCCCCCAGGTCTGATTGGTAGAGACTCTGGGattttttcttttgccttcctctgcagcatggggcaaaTATCACTTGCGGGTTTGAACTAGATGCTCTGaaacttgcagtctttaaatcaagatttgagacttcagtaattcagccaggtTAGGGCCTTCtgtaggagtggatgggtgaggtattgcggcctgcaatgtgcaggaggttagagaaggtgatcatgatggtcccttgtggccttaaagaCTGTGAGTTGTACACAATACAATCAGGAAACTATTTGCCCTTGAAAAGGCCTAAGGGCCTGCCTGACCTTAGCAAAACTCTGAAAgcaaagtgctataaaatgtaatcGCAATTATTTACAACTATAACTGCTTTTGAGCATAAATGAGAGGCAAAGTTGAAACCACTTTAAAATTTAAGGCCTAAAATGTATATCTAGATCCGAAATTATGTTTGAAAGTTAAAATAACTTCTCACACTTTTAACTATTTTGAATACTACTTGTGGACATTACTAAGAAACCTTgcataaactttttttaaacaggaaacagAAAAGCTGATCAGTGAACTCCTATCCAGCACTACAGACACCAAGGTAATGATTGACACAGTTGGGATCAGTTTACTGAAAGGGATAAGGTGCAGAATTGCAGAACTGAAGACAAAATTACACAAGGACTATTCAACAAAATTAGAAAAACTGCACCTACTAGAGAGTGAAAGTGAAGCCCCCAGGCAGCTTTATCAGCAAATGAAAACTCTTTTGGAACAACATTCAAATTCAGTACAGTTTCTTCAAGAGGATAAAAAACTCAGGAACAAGATGGAAAAACTTATCGAAGGAAGGTCATTGTACCAGGATCCATCAAAGTATAAAATTTCAGTGAGACGATATTTTGAAGAATTGATCAGAGGAATCAACATCAAGGAGTATATCTCTACTACATCAGATGAAATGTTTGCAAGTACTAGTGACCTGTATGAAGCATGCAGGCCAGAATGCCCTGCTTTTGCTTTTTCAGGTGAAAGTCCTGATCAGTCCTTCTGCAAAAGAGTATTAGGCTTATTTGAGAAATCAGGTAGCAAGGAGCAAGATCTTTTCACAAAAGCATCCTGTCCTGACTGTAGCAGTACACCAGGTACTAGCGTTGATTCTTCACTCTTGAAAGATGAGTCAAAAAtgtaaaatactaaaaaaaaaaatctcctgcagTTTACTTGTTGGAATTTGCCAATCATATATGCTGCCTATGTTTCCtacaaaccaaaaaataaaatagttgtaAATGTAAACAGGTTGAATTGACACATACCCTCTTGTGTGCCTTATTGCTTCATTATTATTTCACAGAATAACATTGTTTGGAAGGCTGTGGTAGGAAAGCAACCTAAAAGAAGGTGGAATAAGTTACAAGTTAATTTAGAAAAATTAAGCAGAAGAAACAGATTCTGTGCAGCAAACTGTAGTATGTATAACATTTCTCACTGTGGCCTCATTTTTGTaagtgctgagcaaccacaaacaatgggaactgcagacaatgggaactgcaggtgctcagcacctctggaaaaaaatcagaagtttAATGCTTATGTTTGAGCCCTTGGAAACTTATTCTGACTCGCCATATTTGGCCAAGCACAATGAATTGCTCATAAATTTACCTATTAATGCAAATGAATGTGGTCCATGAAGGAAGTGTcaacattatttaaaatgtatgtctcaggaaagaaagaaagggaccaGCCTACTGTATATATGGCAGTCCGCAGTGTGTATTTCTCTCTGATCGTCCTTTTCCACTGCTGGAGCACACAAGAGCCACAAGTATATTATTCTGAACATGTgtgattttacattttatttgctGAGTACAGTGTCCATTCCCCCCTTTTTTCCTTATATTAATTAATAAATCAGAATATATGCATTCCTGATAGACAAGGTAATGCCTGCTTGCTGTCTACGTGGGTTTTCTGTGAGCAAAACATTATTGAGCTTATGAGCTTGGGTTTCCATTGGCTCATGAATTTTATACCCAGACacttacagattcatagatactaaggtcagaagggaccattatgatcgtctagtccgacctcctgcacaacgcaggccacagaatctcacccacccactcctgcgaaaaacctctcacctatgtctgagctattgaagtcctcaaattgtggtttaaagacttcaaggagcagagaatcctccagcaagtgacctgtgccccatgctacagaggaaggcttTTGAAATATGGCTACAAGTCTCAGAACTTCATATGAGTAATTTGTAAgaatccctctcctccccacacttTGGGACTTCATTATCTTTACCACAGGTTTCAAGAGTTGTAGAGAGCCATCCCATGAATACCAGTTGATATTCACGAAAGACAGTACAGAATTGTAACAAGTAAAGAATAAGCTCAAACAACACTATTTGGTGTGGGCAGAGGACTGGAGGAGTCAGGGGATTGATAGTAGTATATAAAGGCTACCCCTGTAGCATGCCATTTCAAATCAGGCCCAGAACTGGTAATGACCAAAGCTCCAATCCTGCATGCTGCTCTGTATGGTCAGACCCCTGTGTCCACAAGCAACCCACGGATCTTCATATGGGCCTACGTGTGTCACCTATGTAGAGCAGCTTGAAAGATCTGGGTCTAAAAGTTGTTACCCTTTTATAGCTCTTTGTGAAATGAGTGGATGGGCATAAGGGAGGGAGTGCCAAAAAAGGGTGGAATTAATTCTAAGGAGAGGGATTTAAGAACATGAACCTATTTTGCATACAATTGTCTCAAAGTTATTGCTCTTGGTTTCCTAACTGCTGCCATAGATTCTTTCAAGTTCACACACACTACCACCTTTTTTCCTCAATCACTATCTTGAGTGTCACCAATGACAGTAGAGCCATTTCTCAAGTCACCAATTTACATCTTCTCCATATTCATTAGTTTGAGATGCTTTGCCTCCCATGTCTACCCTGTCGAGGTCTCCTAGATACCATTCTTCCTCCTCTTTGGCAGTTTGACCAAAGCTCTGAGTTTTGTATCACCGACAAGTTATACATCTTCCTCCTACAGGCCATTGTTGTATAGAGTGAACAAGATTAGGACTAACACCCATTCCTGTGGTCCTTTCATCAGTCACTTTTTTTCTTACATGTGAGCTgctaaggtgctgagcactctttaTTCCTATTGGAAATTGTATTCAATAGGTGATGAGAATTTCAGAATACTGAGAGCACTATCTGTGTCCACTTACTACTGCTCCCCGACAATGGTTATTAGGTcaatttttaataatgttttaataataatttctaaTCTTGCATACTCTTTAATACGACTGTGTAAGTAGATCgtcagccagatcctcagatggtataaattgatgtagctccacAGCAGTTAATGGCAGtgtgccaatttataccagatgaggatcAGACTCTGCATTTTCTTCATCATCCCTATGAATTCGCTGATTTTCTCAGTACCCAGCCTAATTTTAGTATAGTCGACCTTTTCCATACCTCCGTAtgtatgaaaaggaaaaaagttttaGGCACCCACGCCATAAAGAAAGGGAGGGTGGTCAAAAAAACCCTTAGAATTGTTGGCAATCTCCCTGTGGATTGTGACTCCCAAGCTGAGAATCCATGCTAGGGAGTCTTCCCTAATATTTTATACTTAAAC
Proteins encoded:
- the LOC125639746 gene encoding tripartite motif-containing protein 54-like, which produces MEALGEALSCPVCLELFTPPVLVLTCAHNFCKQCLEKILIRQNCSHVNGQFCCPMCRKVIYLRGRGIIGLPRNILVESILEKFKDELENIRAQEQNQLSQICEEHGENMNLMCLTDDEPICAICKLFGNHEHHSVAKMSEAYTARKITFIKDIDLLLQKSEDTVQSRKETEKLISELLSSTTDTKVMIDTVGISLLKGIRCRIAELKTKLHKDYSTKLEKLHLLESESEAPRQLYQQMKTLLEQHSNSVQFLQEDKKLRNKMEKLIEGRSLYQDPSKYKISVRRYFEELIRGINIKEYISTTSDEMFASTSDLYEACRPECPAFAFSGESPDQSFCKRVLGLFEKSGSKEQDLFTKASCPDCSSTPGTSVDSSLLKDESKM